Proteins encoded within one genomic window of Halalkalibacillus sediminis:
- a CDS encoding YczE/YyaS/YitT family protein — protein MKISIQLFMFTLGLFIFSYGIALAITVQHLGIHPWDVLSIALFDLFGLSIGTWAVIVGLVLVCISLIIDRKYINYGTFLNALLVGPFVDMYLWIGWFPTSNETFFEVIILLVAIVTMGFGGGMYAAARIGVGPRDGFMLSLSDQFGMSISRVRIVVETSVLVLAFLLGGPVFIFTFIYTFIQSPVFQFSYHYHSKRLDQLLGRI, from the coding sequence TTGAAAATATCTATACAGTTATTCATGTTCACCCTAGGTTTATTCATATTCAGTTATGGAATTGCTCTTGCTATTACTGTCCAGCATCTAGGCATCCACCCTTGGGATGTGTTGAGTATAGCATTGTTTGATTTATTTGGATTATCTATTGGTACTTGGGCGGTAATTGTAGGTCTTGTGCTTGTGTGTATATCCTTGATTATTGACCGTAAATACATAAATTATGGAACCTTTTTGAATGCACTACTAGTCGGACCATTTGTTGATATGTACTTATGGATCGGATGGTTTCCCACAAGTAATGAGACCTTTTTTGAGGTTATAATTCTATTAGTCGCGATTGTTACGATGGGATTCGGTGGAGGAATGTACGCCGCTGCTAGAATCGGGGTCGGCCCTCGAGATGGATTCATGCTTTCATTATCTGATCAGTTCGGCATGTCTATAAGTAGAGTAAGGATAGTAGTTGAAACCAGTGTGCTTGTGTTGGCGTTTTTACTTGGTGGCCCGGTCTTCATTTTTACTTTCATTTATACTTTTATTCAAAGTCCGGTCTTCCAATTCTCCTATCATTATCACTCTAAAAGATTGGATCAGTTGCTTGGTCGAATATAG